Within Bdellovibrio bacteriovorus HD100, the genomic segment TCACGGCGGAATATTCTTTGTCCTTATGCTTAAGGGGTCGTTCAAAATTCAAGAAAGGATGCATGATATGGCTCAATCAAAGAAGGGTTTGACCACCAGTGCTGGTGCGCCGGTTTCAGACAATCAGAATTCGTTGACGGTGGGGCCTCGTGGGCCGTTGGTACTTCAGGATGTGGCGCTGATTGAAAAGCTCGCGCACCAAAACCGCGAGCGGGTGCCGGAAAGAACAGTGCATGCCAAGGGCTCCGGCGCTTTTGGCACGCTGACGATCAACGGAGATATTTCCAAATACACCCGCGCAAAGTTCCTTCAGCCGGGAACAAAAACAGATCTGCTGATTCGTTTTTCAACGGTTGCCGGCGAAAGGGGCGCTGCAGATGCTGAACGCGACGTGCGGGGATTTGCGCTGAAGTTTTACACCGAAGAAGGCAACTTTGATTTGGTCGGCAACAACACGCCGGTTTTTTTCGTGCGTGATCCTTATAAATTTCCCGACTTCATTCACACACAAAAACGCGATCCGCGCACCAACTTACGAAGCCCCACGGCAATGTGGGACTTCTGGTCACTAAGTCCCGAGTCCTGCCACCAGGTGACAATTCTATTCTCTGACCGTGGTTTACCGGCGTCATATCGGCACATGCACGGATTTGGTTCGCACACCTATTCCCTGATCAATAGCAAGGAGGACCGTCACTGGGTGAAGTTCCACTTCAAAACCCAGCAAGGGATCAAAAATCTGACCAATGATGAAGGGGCAGAGCTTGTGGGGCGCACGCGCGAAAGCCATCAGGAGGATCTGTACAATTCGATCGAAGAAAAAAGCTTTCCGAAATGGCGCATGTACGTGCAGATCATGAGCGAAGAGCAGGCCAAGAAAACCTGGTACAATCCCTTTGATCTTACCAAAGTGTGGCCGCACGGAGAGTTCCCGATGATTGAGGTGGGCACCATGGAGCTCAACCGCAATCCGACAAACTATTTTGCTGAAATAGAGCAGGCGGCTTTCAACCCGAACAACATGGTACCGGGTGTTTCCTGGTCGCCGGACAAGATGCTGCAGTCGCGCACTTTTGCGTATGCTGATGCCCATCGCTATCGCATCGGCACTCACTACGAAATGCTTCCTGTGAACAAACCCAAAGTGGAAGTGAACCACTATCATCTGGACGGGGCCATGCGCCTGGATGTTCCTGAATACAATCATGCCTATTATGAACCGAACTCTTTCGGGGGACCTGCTCAGCAGGAACAGTACCGGGAACCGCCATTGAAGCTGGATGATGCCACCATGGACCGGTTTGATCATCATCAGGGCAATGATGATTACCGTCAGGCAGGGGATTTGTTCCGGTTGATGGACGCCGATAAAAAAAGGCAGCTGCTGGATAATATCGCCGAACACATGAAGCGCGGAAATGTGCCTGAAGAAATCGTACGCCGTCAGATCGAGGTCTTTATGAGGTGCGATCCTGCTTACGGTAGCGGCTTGGCCGAGCGCATGGGTGTAAAGGTTTATTCAGACAAATATGAAAGTGGCAGTGCCCATCATTAGGGCGGAGGATGTATGGCGACCTGGGAAGAATATAAAAAGACAATGGTGGTGGAACCGCTGATTTTTGAAGAGGCCCGCAACGGCAACTGCGAGGCCTTGAAGCAGTATCTGGATTTTGGCGGAGGTTTGGAAATTCGTAATTTCAAAGGGCACACGCTGTTGATGCTGGCTGCGTATAACAATCAGGAGGACGCCGCCGAGTTTCTGATCGAACGCGGGGCGGATGTGAACTCCACCGATGATATGGGGAACTCGGTTTTGATGGGGGTTTGTTTTAAGGGACATGCCCGTCTTGCGGAGTTGTTGCTCAGTAACGGCGCTCGCTTGGAGGACCGCAACCCCCACGGCATGACGGCTTTGGATCTGGCCAAGGTTTTCGGGCGCAAGGAAGTGGTGTCTTTATTAAGTGACCGGCCGGCTTCCTGGGCGGACCCGATGGAAGTCGCCTGCCGGCTGATTGCGCGCAAGCTGTCGCGGCCAACACCGGAAGCTTGATATCATATATAGAGAAAGCACTGCCAGATTGTGTAAACACTGTGCAGTGCTAAGTGCCTTGTTTCATTGTGGTACGTGATGGTTTTGTAGAGACGCTTTTCAGAAAGCCAATTGTCGTCACTGTCTAACCTAAAGACAGCCTGAACTTATTCCATGATCCTTCCTGAATGCTCTAAGTGTTCGAAATTCGTTGGTGAAACGCGTGCCAGGGGTTTTTGGCCGCTGAATTGCTTTAAGGATTGGCATAGAGAAGGAAACAAATTTTATGAAATTCAAAAACTATGTTCTGACGATCTTGAAAGCCCTTGTACTGACTGCCATGACTGTAGGTTTGGCGAACTGTAGCAAGGATGACAATAACAGCGGCACCAGCAATATCTATTACTGGGGTGCTAACAACATCTGTTATCAGAATGTAAACGGGCAGGCGGTTCAAGTGAACCAGACTTACTGCTCTACGAATTCGACTTACTCTTACAATGCTAACGGCCAGTGCATCATCACATCCACGGGTCAGCAAGTGGCGCAGTCTTACTGCACAACCAGCACGACAACCGGTCAATACGTGATGAGCGGCAACCAGTGCTACCAAGTCAGCGGCACTCAGTACATCCCAGTAAATTACACTTACTGCATGAACAACACAGGTGGTGCGACGACGTCCCAGACTTGTTCCGGTGTGTACTACTACAACAATCAACAGTACAACTGCGGTGTGACTCACAACTGTTCTGGTGTGATCATGCAAAACCAGTACGGCCAATCCGTACGCTGCCTGTAAGATCCGCGCGAAAAATTCCTTCTTAATATCGCCATTCACGGCGCTCCGCTTACCCGGTGCGCCGTTTTGCATTTGGTGCCTGGTTGTTTTTTTCTGGCTACGGCGCATCATGCGATGGAAACTATCTAGGCAACTTTTCATGATGCAGCAGGTAAATCAGTTGTAAGTCTGCTTAAGTTTTCAGCGTTAGGCCCTCTTTTAAGAGCCTATGGTTGACATGCTTCCCAACACTCGCGAAATTCTAATGGTCTTTGGTCTAGCTAGACCAAGGGCTTGTATTTGAGGGGAAGTACTCAAGAGGGGATATACCTTGAGAATTAAGAAGATTGAACTCATTGGTTTTAAATCGTTCAAAGACCGCACCGTCATTCACTTTGATGCCGGTATCACTGGTATCGTCGGACCGAATGGTTGCGGTAAATCCAACATCGTGGATGCCTTGATGTGGGTTATGGGTGACCAGTCCGCGAAGGACTTGCGTGCATCCCAAATGACTGACGTCATCTTCGGTGGAGCGGAAGGTTATGCTCCACTGGGTATGTGTGAAGTGTCCCTGACACTTGAAAATGACGGTGGTCCGTTCCCGGCAAAATATATTAAACATTCTGAAATCATGGTGACCCGCCGTTTGCACAGAAACGGTGAAGGTGAGTACTTCATCAATAAAGAGCCTGCTCGTTTGAAAGACCTGCAGGAGATCTTCATGGACACGGGTGCCGGTTCCAAAGGTTTCTCCATCATCGCTCAGGGTATGATCGGTAAGATCATCACTGCGAAACCTGAAGACCGCCGCATGCTTATCGAAGAAGCTGCCGGTATCACCAAGTTCAAAGCCCGTAAAAAAGAATCCCAGCGCAAACTGGTTGCGACCGATCAGAATCTGGTGCGTTTGCAGGACATCATCGGCGAGTTGAAACGCCAGATCGATTCTTTGCAAAGACAGGCTCAGCGTGCAGAACGCTATCGCAATATCAAAAATCAGATTGAAGATCTGGACCTGTGGCTTTCCACTGCCCAGTACGTTGAATTGAAACGTGCTGCGGACGAAGCTCAGGCGATCTTCAACGAAGCGCAAAGCATGGAAGTGGAAGGCGAAACGAACCTTTCCACTTTGCAGGGCCAGCTGGAAGTTCTGAAATTGCAGATCCTGGAAAAGGAAAAGGCAGTTGAAGAACAACAGACTGAATACTTCACCAAACAATCCACTGTTCAAAAGAAAGAGATGGAGATCCAGGAGCTTCGCTTCGAGATCGAACAGGCTCGCCGCAATGAACAGATGACCGGCACCATCCTGCAGGAGCAGCAAGCCCGTAAAGAGCTTCTTGCCCGCGACAAAGCCGCATTGGATGAACAGGTGACCGAGCTGAAAGAAGAGTCCGAGTCTCTGTCGGCCGCTTTCGCTGAGAAAAATGAAATCTTCCAGAACTTCAATTCCCGCATCGGCACTGTGGACGAGGACCTGACGACGAAACGTCGTGAGTTGTTCGCCGTCGGTCAGACCGAATCCTCTTTGGATGCGCGTGTGAATTCCCTGTCCTCTCAGATCGCGGACCTGACAGACCGTCAGGACAACGAGCAGCAGGTGTTGAACGAACTTCGTGAAAAACAAGTTGAGTTCGAAAACCGCCGTA encodes:
- a CDS encoding catalase, yielding MAQSKKGLTTSAGAPVSDNQNSLTVGPRGPLVLQDVALIEKLAHQNRERVPERTVHAKGSGAFGTLTINGDISKYTRAKFLQPGTKTDLLIRFSTVAGERGAADAERDVRGFALKFYTEEGNFDLVGNNTPVFFVRDPYKFPDFIHTQKRDPRTNLRSPTAMWDFWSLSPESCHQVTILFSDRGLPASYRHMHGFGSHTYSLINSKEDRHWVKFHFKTQQGIKNLTNDEGAELVGRTRESHQEDLYNSIEEKSFPKWRMYVQIMSEEQAKKTWYNPFDLTKVWPHGEFPMIEVGTMELNRNPTNYFAEIEQAAFNPNNMVPGVSWSPDKMLQSRTFAYADAHRYRIGTHYEMLPVNKPKVEVNHYHLDGAMRLDVPEYNHAYYEPNSFGGPAQQEQYREPPLKLDDATMDRFDHHQGNDDYRQAGDLFRLMDADKKRQLLDNIAEHMKRGNVPEEIVRRQIEVFMRCDPAYGSGLAERMGVKVYSDKYESGSAHH
- a CDS encoding ankyrin repeat domain-containing protein; this translates as MATWEEYKKTMVVEPLIFEEARNGNCEALKQYLDFGGGLEIRNFKGHTLLMLAAYNNQEDAAEFLIERGADVNSTDDMGNSVLMGVCFKGHARLAELLLSNGARLEDRNPHGMTALDLAKVFGRKEVVSLLSDRPASWADPMEVACRLIARKLSRPTPEA